In a single window of the Elaeis guineensis isolate ETL-2024a chromosome 6, EG11, whole genome shotgun sequence genome:
- the LOC105036831 gene encoding protein H2A.7, protein MVGRGKAIGSAASKKATSRSSKAGLQFPVGRIARFLKAGKYAERVGAGAPVYLAAVLEYLAAEVLELAGNAARDNKKTRIVPRHIQLAVRNDEELSRLLGMVTIASGGVMPNIHNLLLPKKTGTGSSKTVDDES, encoded by the exons ATGGTCGGAAGAGGGAAAGCCATCGGCTCCGCCGCCTCCAAGAAGGCAACGTCTAGGAGCAGCAAGGCCGGTCTCCAGTTCCCCGTCGGCCGTATCGCCCGCTTCCTCAAGGCCGGCAAGTACGCTGAGCGCGTCGGTGCCGGCGCTCCGGTGTACCTCGCCGCCGTCCTTGAGTACCTCGCCGCCGAG GTCTTGGAGCTGGCCGGGAACGCAGCGAGGGACAACAAGAAGACCAGGATTGTCCCAAGGCACATCCAGCTCGCGGTGAGGAACGATGAGGAGCTATCGAGGCTTTTGGGGATGGTGACGATCGCTAGCGGCGGTGTGATGCCCAACATCCACAATCTATTGCTCCCAAAGAAGACCGGCACCGGCTCTTCCAAGACCGTCGACGATGAGAGCTAA